Proteins encoded by one window of Lathyrus oleraceus cultivar Zhongwan6 chromosome 1, CAAS_Psat_ZW6_1.0, whole genome shotgun sequence:
- the LOC127080929 gene encoding ervatamin-B, whose translation MKISYNSNPFRFFVIFTACLCIYFAFQKKKPAHLNISSNFEIQPNNYSPISEPILDKLPNQDEVLRLFQQWKKEHGRVYHDLEEMSKKFATFVSNLKYITETNAKRDSPNSAFLGLTNYADLSSTEFRETYMTLNTDAMDFANDDDVQDVTCSDPPSTLDWRTSGAVTPVKAQNGCGCCWAFSAVAAIEGIVAIKTGTLISLSEQELLDCVPTGSCSGGRVSDAINWVIRNKGIASRADYPYTASKGDCRASQIQNSANSSIDSRQPVQRSDRALLCAVAKQPVSVIIYAESPKFQSYKGGLFKGEDCPVDPKNVTHGMLVVGYNSLNGEDYWIVKNSHATTWGIQGYMWIKRDYNKQYGVCGINSFASYPVKN comes from the exons ATGAAGATTTCATACAACTCAAACCCATTTCGCTTCTTCGTCATCTTCACTGCTTGCTTATGTATATACTTTGCATTTCAGAAAAAGAAACCTGCACATTTAAATATATCCTCCAATTTTGAGATCCAGCCCAATAACTATTCCCCTATATCAGAGCCTATACTTGATAAGCTTCCGAATCAAGATGAAGTTTTAAGACTATTCCAACAATGGAAGAAAGAACATGGACGAGTCTACCATGATCTTGAAGAGATGTCAAAGAAATTTGCCACTTTTGTTTCAAATTTGAAATATATCACAGAGACTAATGCAAAGAGAGACTCACCTAATAGCGCTTTTCTTGGTCTGACCAACTATGCTGATTTGAGCTCCACGGAGTTCAGAGAAACATACATGACCTTAAACACCGACGCCATGGATTTTGCGAACGATGATGATGTTCAGGACGTAACATGTAGTGATCCACCTTCAACCTTGGACTGGAGGACAAGTGGAGCTGTTACTCCTGTCAAGGCTCAAAACGGTTGTG GTTGTTGTTGGGCATTCTCAGCTGTTGCCGCTATTGAAGGAATAGTTGCAATAAAGACAGGGACGCTTATTAGCCTTTCAGAGCAAGAGCTTCTAGATTGTGTACCAACTGGAAGTTGTTCTGGAGGACGTGTGTCCGACGCAATAAATTGGGTAATACGAAACAAAGGGATTGCATCACGAGCTGATTATCCTTATACGGCTAGCAAGGGTGATTGCAGAGCCTCCCAG ATTCAAAACAGTGCAAATAGTAGTATTGATTCACGTCAGCCCGTGCAGAGATCAGACAGGGCACTATTGTGTGCAGTTGCTAAGCAGCCTGTTAGTGTTATTATTTATGCAGAGTCACCAAAATTTCAAAGTTACAAGGGT GGGTTATTTAAAGGTGAAGATTGTCCGGTGGATCCTAAGAACGTAACTCACGGCATGCTAGTAGTGGGTTATAATTCCTTAAACGGTGAAGATTACTGGATTGTGAAGAACTCACATGCGACAACATGGGGAATACAGGGTTATATGTGGATCAAAAGGGACTATAATAAACAGTATGGAGTGTGTGGAATCAATAGCTTTGCTTCTTATCCAGTCAAAAATTAA